The proteins below are encoded in one region of Vibrio sp. ED004:
- the metK gene encoding methionine adenosyltransferase → MAKHLFTSESVSEGHPDKIADQISDAVLDAILEQDPKARVACETYVKTGMVMVGGEVTTSAWVDIEEITRETVREIGYVHSDMGFDADSCAVLNTIGKQSPDINQGVDKADPKEQGAGDQGIMFGYATNETPILMPAPITYSHLLVKKQAEVRKSGKLDFLRPDAKSQVTFQYDQGKIVGIDAVVLSTQHCDSVTTPDLREAVMEEIIKPVLPSEWINKDTNFFINPTGRFVIGGPMGDCGLTGRKIIVDTYGGAARHGGGAFSGKDPSKVDRSAAYAARYVAKNIVAAGMADRCEIQLSYAIGVADPTSIMVETFGTEKVAHEIIIEAVRQNFDLRPYGLQEMLNLLQPIYKQTAAYGHFGREEFPWEATDKAAILADFAGLK, encoded by the coding sequence ATGGCTAAGCACCTATTCACTTCTGAATCTGTTTCAGAAGGCCATCCAGATAAAATTGCAGACCAAATCTCTGATGCTGTTCTTGATGCCATCTTGGAACAAGATCCAAAAGCACGTGTTGCTTGTGAGACTTACGTAAAAACCGGCATGGTTATGGTTGGCGGTGAAGTAACAACGTCTGCATGGGTTGATATCGAAGAAATCACTCGTGAAACAGTACGTGAAATTGGTTACGTTCATTCTGATATGGGCTTTGACGCTGACTCTTGTGCCGTTCTAAACACAATTGGTAAGCAGTCTCCAGACATCAACCAAGGTGTTGATAAAGCTGATCCTAAAGAGCAAGGCGCTGGTGACCAAGGCATCATGTTTGGTTACGCGACTAACGAAACACCAATTCTAATGCCTGCTCCAATTACTTACTCTCACCTTCTTGTTAAGAAGCAAGCTGAAGTACGTAAGAGCGGCAAACTTGACTTCCTTCGCCCAGATGCGAAATCTCAAGTAACATTCCAGTACGACCAAGGTAAAATCGTTGGTATCGATGCTGTTGTTCTTTCTACTCAACACTGTGATTCAGTAACAACTCCGGATCTACGTGAAGCAGTAATGGAAGAGATCATCAAGCCAGTACTACCATCAGAGTGGATCAACAAAGACACTAACTTCTTCATCAACCCAACAGGCCGTTTCGTAATCGGTGGACCAATGGGTGACTGTGGTCTAACAGGTCGTAAGATCATCGTTGATACCTACGGCGGCGCAGCTCGTCACGGTGGCGGTGCTTTCTCTGGTAAAGATCCATCAAAAGTTGATCGTTCTGCAGCTTACGCAGCACGTTACGTTGCGAAAAACATCGTTGCTGCTGGCATGGCTGACCGTTGTGAGATTCAACTGTCTTACGCTATCGGTGTTGCAGATCCAACATCTATCATGGTTGAAACGTTTGGTACTGAGAAAGTAGCTCACGAAATCATCATTGAAGCTGTTCGTCAAAACTTCGACCTACGTCCATACGGTCTTCAAGAAATGCTGAACCTTCTTCAGCCTATCTACAAGCAGACTGCAGCATACGGTCACTTCGGTCGTGAAGAGTTCCCTTGGGAAGCGACTGACAAAGCAGCAATCCTTGCAGACTTCGCTGGCCTAAAATAA
- a CDS encoding DUF2189 domain-containing protein, whose product MPRTAHPSELNDKKHKVSDKDYARTIPCNQISISAPFHWLSLALHDLVRMPLISAFYGLCFMGAAIAIVQLVQWQGTHLVVMPSLIVYMLIGPFLALGLYDAAWEREKGHNASLFHSMKAITRNSTHQWAFAIVLMVAMIFWMRIAALLHALYPSVQGAPLAEFAPFLITGSVIGFVIASLIFSISAFSIPLMMERRVDVMSAIFTSFNAVKSNIPAMVVWASIICAGILVGFATYGIGMIVTMPLLGYGTWHAYHEIIKKNHHL is encoded by the coding sequence ATGCCTCGTACCGCGCACCCATCCGAACTGAACGATAAAAAACACAAGGTCAGCGATAAGGATTACGCTCGTACCATTCCTTGCAACCAAATCAGTATTTCCGCACCCTTTCATTGGTTGTCACTTGCTCTGCATGACTTAGTAAGAATGCCATTAATCAGCGCATTTTACGGTTTGTGCTTTATGGGAGCGGCAATCGCCATTGTTCAGCTTGTCCAATGGCAAGGAACACATTTGGTCGTAATGCCAAGCCTGATCGTGTACATGCTGATAGGACCTTTTCTTGCTCTGGGCTTGTATGACGCAGCCTGGGAAAGAGAAAAAGGACACAACGCCAGCCTATTCCATTCAATGAAAGCCATTACTCGCAACTCGACTCATCAATGGGCCTTTGCGATTGTATTAATGGTCGCGATGATATTCTGGATGCGTATCGCCGCTCTGTTGCATGCTTTGTACCCATCAGTCCAAGGCGCTCCATTGGCAGAGTTTGCGCCCTTCTTGATCACGGGTTCTGTGATTGGATTTGTTATCGCCAGCTTAATCTTCAGCATCTCAGCATTTTCTATCCCATTGATGATGGAGAGACGCGTGGATGTAATGAGCGCAATCTTCACTAGCTTCAATGCCGTGAAATCCAATATCCCAGCAATGGTGGTGTGGGCAAGTATTATTTGTGCCGGTATTCTGGTGGGCTTTGCAACCTACGGCATTGGTATGATCGTCACCATGCCGCTGCTTGGTTATGGTACATGGCATGCCTATCACGAAATCATCAAGAAGAATCACCACCTATAA
- a CDS encoding SprT family zinc-dependent metalloprotease — MSYTPQQHRVNKKLAECLAIANQHFSREFPCPTITYKLRGKAAGKAYLQLNEIKLNHVLFAENEDAFINEVVPHELAHLITHQVFGRVRPHGNEWKYVMEKVFNVPAKTTHSFEITSVQGKTFEYRCDCTVYPLSIRRHNKVLRNQSSYRCQQCNQTLAFTGTQLS; from the coding sequence TTGTCTTACACCCCGCAACAACATCGAGTAAATAAGAAATTGGCCGAGTGCCTAGCTATCGCTAATCAACATTTCTCTCGTGAATTCCCATGTCCAACAATCACTTACAAGTTAAGAGGCAAAGCAGCGGGAAAGGCCTACCTTCAGCTCAATGAAATTAAGCTCAACCATGTACTCTTCGCCGAAAATGAGGATGCCTTCATTAACGAGGTGGTGCCTCATGAACTGGCACATCTGATCACACATCAAGTATTTGGACGAGTGAGACCTCACGGTAATGAGTGGAAATACGTGATGGAAAAGGTATTCAACGTACCAGCCAAAACAACCCACAGTTTTGAGATTACCTCCGTGCAAGGCAAGACCTTTGAATACCGCTGCGACTGCACGGTTTACCCACTTTCGATTAGACGTCACAACAAGGTATTGCGCAACCAATCAAGCTATCGCTGCCAACAGTGCAATCAAACCTTGGCCTTTACAGGCACGCAACTTAGCTAA
- a CDS encoding endonuclease, which translates to MHKTTPKVFGLSVSFYLSIVFGLLVTQSVFAAPPSSFSKAKKEAVKIYLDHPTSFYCGCDITWKDKKKGIPDLDGCGYQVRKQQKRASRIEWEHVVPAWQFGHQRQCWQDGGRKNCTRNDKVFKSMEADLHNLTPAIGEVNGDRSNYNFSQWNGMDGVSYGQCEMQVNFKQRKVMPPDRAKGSIARTYLYMSQEYGFKLSKQQTNLMMAWNKQFPVDEWECTRDERIYAIQGNHNPFVYPACK; encoded by the coding sequence ATGCATAAAACCACTCCAAAAGTATTTGGCTTATCGGTGTCTTTTTACTTATCGATAGTATTTGGCCTACTGGTAACCCAAAGCGTTTTCGCCGCTCCACCAAGTTCATTCTCCAAAGCAAAAAAAGAAGCGGTGAAGATTTACCTTGATCACCCGACTTCATTCTATTGTGGCTGTGACATTACTTGGAAAGACAAAAAGAAAGGCATTCCAGACCTTGATGGCTGTGGTTATCAAGTACGAAAACAGCAAAAACGGGCGAGTCGAATTGAGTGGGAACACGTAGTTCCCGCTTGGCAATTTGGCCACCAGCGTCAGTGCTGGCAAGACGGTGGGCGCAAGAATTGCACTCGTAATGACAAAGTATTCAAATCCATGGAAGCCGATCTTCACAACCTGACTCCGGCCATCGGCGAGGTTAACGGTGATCGCTCCAACTACAATTTCAGTCAGTGGAATGGCATGGATGGAGTTAGCTATGGTCAGTGTGAAATGCAGGTCAACTTCAAGCAACGTAAGGTGATGCCGCCAGACAGAGCAAAAGGTTCTATCGCTCGTACTTATCTTTACATGAGCCAAGAGTATGGTTTCAAGCTATCTAAGCAGCAAACCAACCTGATGATGGCGTGGAATAAGCAATTCCCTGTCGATGAGTGGGAATGTACTCGTGATGAGCGTATCTATGCCATCCAAGGTAATCACAACCCATTTGTTTACCCAGCTTGTAAATAA
- the rsmE gene encoding 16S rRNA (uracil(1498)-N(3))-methyltransferase, translated as MRIPRIHHPERIHQLGSLALGEDAAGHVGRVLRMKEGQEVLLFDGSGAEFPATITEVSKKNVTVNVTERIERSSESPLDLHLGQVISRGDKMEFTIQKSVELGVNTITPLISERCGVKLDTKRFEKKLAQWQKIAIAACEQCGRNTVPVIRPIMQLEEWCSEPSEALKLNLHPRAKYSINTLPEPISKVRLLIGPEGGLSAEEIGMTEQYKFEETLLGPRVLRTETAALTAITALQVRFGDLG; from the coding sequence ATGAGAATCCCTCGTATCCATCACCCAGAACGCATTCACCAGTTAGGTTCTCTCGCTTTAGGCGAAGATGCCGCGGGTCATGTTGGTCGTGTCCTTCGCATGAAAGAAGGTCAAGAGGTTCTTTTATTTGATGGCAGTGGCGCTGAATTCCCTGCGACAATTACTGAGGTATCAAAGAAGAATGTGACAGTTAATGTTACTGAGCGAATCGAACGCAGCAGTGAATCTCCGTTAGACTTACATTTAGGCCAAGTGATTTCACGTGGCGACAAAATGGAATTCACGATTCAGAAATCGGTTGAGCTTGGTGTGAACACCATTACCCCTCTGATTTCAGAGCGCTGTGGCGTTAAACTCGATACTAAGCGCTTCGAGAAAAAACTCGCGCAGTGGCAAAAGATTGCTATCGCGGCGTGTGAACAGTGTGGCCGTAACACGGTTCCAGTCATTCGCCCAATCATGCAACTTGAAGAGTGGTGTAGCGAACCAAGTGAAGCATTAAAGCTGAACCTGCACCCTCGCGCAAAATACTCAATTAATACCCTTCCAGAACCTATCAGCAAGGTACGCCTATTGATCGGCCCTGAAGGTGGCTTGTCAGCTGAAGAAATCGGCATGACAGAACAATACAAATTTGAAGAGACGCTACTCGGCCCACGTGTACTTCGTACCGAGACAGCAGCTCTAACCGCAATTACTGCCTTACAAGTCCGTTTTGGCGATCTAGGCTAG
- the gshB gene encoding glutathione synthase produces the protein MIKLGIVMDPISSINIKKDSSFAMMLEAQRRGYEIHYMEMDDLHLDQGVAIADTKVVELKEDPNGWYEFKSEQTIALSDLDAVLMRKDPPFDTEYIYATYILERAEENGALIVNKPQSLRDCNEKLFTAWFPELTPTTIVTRKAEKIKEFREKHGDVILKPLDGMGGASIFRVKEGDPNVSVIIETLTNHGQNYAMAQTFVPDISNGDKRILVVDGEPMPYCLARIPAKGETRGNLAAGGTGEARPLSETDWAIARAVAPALKEKGLIFVGLDVIGDKLTEINVTSPTCIREIEAAFDISVTGKLMDAIERRVNAK, from the coding sequence ATGATCAAACTTGGCATCGTAATGGATCCAATTTCATCCATTAACATCAAAAAAGACTCTAGCTTTGCCATGATGCTTGAAGCTCAGCGTCGTGGTTACGAAATCCATTACATGGAGATGGATGATCTACACTTAGATCAAGGCGTAGCCATTGCTGACACAAAAGTTGTAGAACTCAAAGAAGATCCAAATGGTTGGTACGAGTTCAAGTCAGAACAGACTATCGCGCTATCTGATTTAGATGCAGTGCTGATGCGTAAAGATCCTCCATTTGACACTGAGTACATCTATGCGACTTACATTCTTGAGCGTGCTGAAGAGAACGGTGCACTGATCGTAAACAAACCTCAAAGCCTACGTGACTGTAACGAAAAATTGTTCACAGCTTGGTTCCCAGAGCTAACACCAACCACTATCGTGACTCGTAAAGCAGAAAAGATTAAAGAGTTCCGCGAGAAGCACGGTGACGTCATCCTTAAGCCACTTGATGGCATGGGTGGCGCATCTATCTTCCGTGTTAAGGAAGGCGATCCAAACGTATCAGTGATCATTGAGACCTTGACTAACCACGGTCAGAACTACGCAATGGCACAGACCTTTGTTCCGGACATCAGCAACGGTGACAAGCGTATTCTTGTGGTTGATGGTGAGCCAATGCCTTACTGCCTAGCGCGTATTCCGGCTAAAGGGGAAACTCGAGGCAATTTAGCTGCTGGTGGTACTGGTGAAGCTCGCCCTCTAAGTGAAACCGATTGGGCTATCGCACGAGCGGTTGCTCCAGCACTAAAAGAGAAAGGCTTAATCTTCGTAGGACTTGACGTTATCGGTGACAAGCTAACTGAGATTAACGTGACCAGCCCAACGTGTATCCGTGAAATTGAAGCTGCTTTTGATATTTCAGTTACGGGTAAATTAATGGATGCAATCGAGCGCCGCGTTAACGCTAAATAG
- a CDS encoding YqgE/AlgH family protein, which produces MNLTNHFLVAMPGMKDPYFQNSVIYLCEHNDEGAMGLMINAPIDVTVGSMLKQVEVDSEQPKSNQASLDKPVLNGGPVAEDRGFILHKPKGSYQSSINMTDQISVTTSKDILMVLGTEDEPINYLVALGYSGWEPGQLEIELTENSWLTVEADPKVIFDTPISDRWKVAVQMLGINAAQLSADAGHA; this is translated from the coding sequence ATGAATTTAACGAACCACTTTCTGGTCGCAATGCCCGGAATGAAAGATCCATACTTTCAAAATTCGGTGATCTACCTTTGTGAGCACAATGACGAAGGTGCAATGGGTCTGATGATCAACGCCCCTATCGATGTCACTGTCGGCAGCATGCTTAAACAAGTTGAGGTTGATTCTGAACAACCAAAATCCAACCAGGCAAGCCTTGATAAGCCCGTATTAAATGGTGGACCTGTAGCAGAAGACCGCGGGTTTATTTTACACAAGCCCAAAGGCAGCTATCAATCCAGCATCAACATGACGGACCAAATCTCGGTAACAACCTCAAAAGATATCTTGATGGTGTTAGGGACTGAAGATGAACCGATCAATTATCTGGTTGCACTTGGTTATTCTGGGTGGGAGCCTGGCCAGTTGGAGATCGAACTGACCGAGAACTCATGGCTAACCGTTGAAGCCGATCCAAAGGTCATCTTCGACACTCCAATCTCGGACCGCTGGAAAGTTGCGGTACAAATGTTAGGTATAAATGCCGCTCAGCTTTCAGCAGATGCAGGCCACGCCTAG